One Rhinopithecus roxellana isolate Shanxi Qingling chromosome 7, ASM756505v1, whole genome shotgun sequence DNA segment encodes these proteins:
- the LOC104665787 gene encoding 60S ribosome subunit biogenesis protein NIP7 homolog isoform X1 — MRPLTEEETRVMFEKIARYIGENLQLLVDQPDGIYCFHLHNDQVYYVSEKIMKLAANISGDKLVSLGSCFGKVTKTHKFWLHVTALDYLAPYAKYKVWIKPGAEQSFLCGNHVLKCGLGRITENTSQYQGVVVYSMADIPLRFGVAAKSTQDCRKVDPMAIVVFHQADIGEYVRHEETLT, encoded by the coding sequence ATGCGGCCTTTGACTGAAGAAGAGACCCGTGTCATGTTTGAGAAGATCGCCAGATACATCGGGGAGAATCTTCAGCTGCTGGTGGACCAGCCCGATGGCATCTACTGTTTCCATCTGCACAACGACCAGGTGTACTATGTGAGTGAAAAGATTATGAAGTTGGCCGCTAATATCTCTGGAGACAAGCTGGTGTCGCTGGGGTCCTGCTTTGGAAAAGTCACTAAAACCCACAAGTTTTGGTTGCACGTCACAGCCCTGGATTACCTTGCACCTTATGCCAAGTATAAAGTGTGGATAAAGCCTGGTGCAGAACAGTCCTTCCTGTGTGGGAACCATGTGTTGAAATGTGGTCTGGGTCGAATCACTGAAAATACTTCTCAGtaccagggtgtggtggtgtactccATGGCAGACATCCCTTTGCGTTTTGGGGTGGCAGCAAAATCTACACAAGACTGCAGAAAAGTAGACCCCATGGCGATTGTGGTATTTCATCAGGCAGACATTGGGGAATACGTGCGGCATGAAGAGACGTTGACTTAA
- the LOC104665787 gene encoding 60S ribosome subunit biogenesis protein NIP7 homolog isoform X2, giving the protein MRPLTEEETRVMFEKIARYIGENLQLLVDQPDGIYCFHLHNDQVYYVSEKIMKLAANISGDKLVSLGSCFGKVTKTHKFWLHVTALDYLAPYAKRFGVAAKSTQDCRKVDPMAIVVFHQADIGEYVRHEETLT; this is encoded by the exons ATGCGGCCTTTGACTGAAGAAGAGACCCGTGTCATGTTTGAGAAGATCGCCAGATACATCGGGGAGAATCTTCAGCTGCTGGTGGACCAGCCCGATGGCATCTACTGTTTCCATCTGCACAACGACCAGGTGTACTATGTGAGTGAAAAGATTATGAAGTTGGCCGCTAATATCTCTGGAGACAAGCTGGTGTCGCTGGGGTCCTGCTTTGGAAAAGTCACTAAAACCCACAAGTTTTGGTTGCACGTCACAGCCCTGGATTACCTTGCACCTTATGCCAA GCGTTTTGGGGTGGCAGCAAAATCTACACAAGACTGCAGAAAAGTAGACCCCATGGCGATTGTGGTATTTCATCAGGCAGACATTGGGGAATACGTGCGGCATGAAGAGACGTTGACTTAA